The Megalobrama amblycephala isolate DHTTF-2021 linkage group LG7, ASM1881202v1, whole genome shotgun sequence genome window below encodes:
- the lgalsla gene encoding galectin-related protein: MAELSAVRQELRNRNLSSSFGEPQCTSPQKDEQQKLAVPFCGGIRGGLRPGKKLTIMGVVDADPDSFDISLTCGCEDVALDMCVRFEDREILRNACVSDSWGEEERSIPYFPFIAEQPFRVEIHCEHARFLVLVDGHQLFDFYHRVTPLTAIDTIQISGSLTITKLN, encoded by the exons ATGGCGGAGTTGAGCGCAGTCCGACAGGAACTT AGAAACAGAAATCTGAGCAGTTCTTTCGGGGAGCCTCAGTGTACGTCACCGCAAAAAGATGAGCAACAAAAACTG GCCGTGCCGTTCTGTGGCGGCATCCGGGGCGGACTGCGACCGGGGAAGAAACTCACGATCATGGGCGTCGTGGATGCAGATCCAGATAG TTTCGACATCAGTCTGACGTGCGGCTGTGAAGACGTGGCTCTGGATATGTGTGTACGATTCGAAGACCGGGAGATTTTGCGAAACGCCTGTGTTTCTGATAGCTGGGGTGAGGAGGAGAGGTCAATACCATATTTCCCCTTCATCGCAGAACAGCCTTTCAGG GTTGAGATCCATTGCGAACACGCGCGCTTCCTTGTGCTCGTGGACGGCCACCAGCTTTTTGACTTCTACCATCGCGTGACGCCGCTGACGGCCATCGACACCATACAGATCAGCGGCAGTCTGACCATCACCAAGCTGAACTGA